The DNA region GCTCTGAATCCCCAAACAAAGCGATTCCAGGACATTAGTCTTTATATTACACGCCTAAATCAAGCCATTGCTGAGAAGGATCTGGACAAAAAGGATCAAATATGGAGGGACGTTTTTGAAGAGGTAATATTATCGGCtactttattttaattaaatataaaacttaTTCCTGCACATCGTCTTTGCAGTTCAAGGAATCCCCCCTACTACTGAACAGGGAATCTGAGACAGGTCTCACCGACTCGCAATACAAGACCCTGCTTACCGGTCAAAAACTCCAGGACATATCCACCAAGTTCGTAACCGATGTGGCCGATTACTTCTGGGAAATGGCCAAGCTCAGTGGCAAAGTCGTTGGTAATGGCATATCGAACGGTAATCAATCTTAATTCCAATAAACCAATAGTGAATTTATCAAACGGTATATCTTATTTCGCATAATAATTATGCCAGCAGCGCAGTCAATAATTTATTGACAAACTCAAAGCGCGGTGAATCGACACACTTAAATTtccaaatttaagtttttgttggcacacttttttttggaaagaAATATTGTGCTGGAAATAGCGGTAATACCAGGCTTTAACGGCTTTTTGCTGACCATTATTACAGATTACTTAGGCTACATTTCAGGTGTGAATCAAAGCTGTAGGGCTCTTCAGATTAAAATggattttgtttatttatttatcttataATTTAAAGTGCCTTGTTGATTTTTTCATCCACTGTATTACAATGGAGACGCCCGCAGTCAAATGAAATGATAAATTCCTATACACCCATCACGAATTCGTGAATCACTCGGCAGCGTCAACCAAATTGGGAGATATTATGACTTAATTGCAAAAGCGCAAAAACTCTTCCGATTTGGCATTTCTTTTGTCTCGACTTTTTGCTGTCAATTGAGAACGAAAATAATTTAGCGGAATAACAGCAACAACGACGTGTTGTGCAATTGCAATTGAAATAGCAAATGCAAGCAAAGTGCAAGATATTTTTAATGCaatttgctttaaaaataaacggGTACTTGATGGGTTAAGGGGAGTGTGGCAAGAGGGGGATGGAAATGTGGAGGGGGCAGACGACGGACACGCATGCCTTCCACTCTGCCGGTTGCACATGTGTCGCTGATATTTGAAAATCCGCTCTGGAGCACtgaaaaaaatttcaaaagttCGATTggaattgaatttttaatatacCCATTGCGATTGGCAACATTGAACAATTTCTGTCTAACAGAATTTAGAAAGCTATACGAACTTGGAATTAAAAATGATAATGAtaagagtatattgttttaagGATCAATaacttgtatacccttgcagatggtacaatgatttcagtcagaagtttccaacgcagtgatggagacgtttccgaccccttaaagtatatatattcttgatcagcatcattaaacgagtcgatttagcaatgtccgtccgtctgtcctgtctgtttctacgcaaactagtctctcagttttgaaGTTACCGGGATTAAAcctttccaaaagtcttatttctattgCAGATACTGTATAAGTCGGTACGACCCGAACAACAATATCCtttagctcccataggaatgatcaaaaaaataatttctaagGAATGTAGAATAAAATAGAATTTCGGTGTTTTTGACATATGTATTAACTTATACTCTTAGGTTGTCTcatcatatcatatttttaaattaaaattttcctatttgaaaatttgactTGATTTGTTATAACGGAGTTATATTAGAGTTAATAGgtttctttaaattaatttagattATATGGGATCGTTTTCTCATGTTAAGCTATAATTACGTTTTAGATTCGAAACAATCTTTGAGTTCAGCATGAGGACAAGCAAACAACATATTACCATTTTGGTAACAGTGGAATCATGAACTTAATAGTAAATTATTAGCATGATATacgacatttttaatattgatcaGCTATaatcaatatttacttatttagtAGTCAGGCCCTAACTCGCATTTTTCTCTAGTGTTCTGACAACATGTTTGTGTGGGTTAATACATGTATTTGTGGCCCCAATGGCATCTCCATGTCACGCTCTCGAGCGTATCGACGCAAACAATTTCCACTTCCGAATGACACAGACAAAAAGCCATATCAAacagaaattcaaaaaatacgaaaaaaaaaacataataaaaagGAAAAGGTAATGTGCCAATGACAGTGGCAAACAGTCCCCTCAAAAGTCCGACTGTCAATATTATTTAACAATTAAAAGAACATAAACAAACGTTGCCCAAAGCGAAACGGCAATAAAGACAGCGAGCTAAACCGCCGACAGATAAGAGGTCACAAGTTGAGATGAGATTGTTCAATTTGAAATAGGAGGGCAGGTACCAACGTTAGGAATAACCTGTCTGTGCTTTCAGCTCTCGGTAATAATTATTCAAAATAAGATAAGAAAATGTAAAGCTGTTTTGTTAGGTAAGCAATGATAAtgcctttaaaaatattcatgAATGGATTTATTGACAATAGCAACACAATTAAATGCCATAGAAAGATAAGGAACCCTAAtgacaacaaataaataaaaactataTATAGTAATCAAATAATACTCTTTGGGTAAGAGTAGTATGGAATACCAAGTAATTAAACCATATTAAATGGAAAAATAGATAACAATCAGAAAGAATACATTGTAAGATAATGAAAACTGGGTCGGGAACGGCACATAAACGCTGTCAACTAAAAAATTCCCATTAGCTTTCACAAAATATTTGTCCacttattaaacaatttatatttaaatgacAAAATAATGAATAGAAAGATGAGTCATCTTGAGAACGAGTAAATGGACCCACTTTTCGAAAGGGTAGACCGACAAAAACTTTGTTTGGGGCTAATTGCAATCGCTTTAATGGGGAGTCGCAAGCCATTTGAGATAAGAGAGGAAATTTGTTTTTCACTGCCGCCAACGGCATTTCAGTTGACTGTTGTTATTGCgcctgtttttttgttgtatatAGGGCCGGCTATTACTTGGCTATTTACAAACAAACAGACAACACGCCTTTGTGTTTGTGTAAACACCGCGGAAAGCGAACGAGCATTCCAGGTAGGTTATTTATGTCCAGCGGTTATTGAACACCCCCCAATACAATTATCAATCTGTAGTAATATTGCCATTGATATGCTGATATCGTGTAATCAATTAACTATTTATGTTCTGACGAAGACGTATGAATAGTGGAAGCGAATCTTAATGCACAGCATGTCTATTGTTTATAGAACCCAATTCATAGCTTCATATGCTAATTTTAGATGGCACATGTAGTCACACACAATAGCCATTAGATTACACAAATATTTAAGCATCTATTGTTGCTGAAATTTGTCTAAAAATACCTAGACCTTAACCCTCTTGTTTACAAACATCAAAAACAAGCATCTGCGCAATTCctttaatttctgatttatttaaaaactgccTAAATGTAAAGCAGTATTcataataacatttattttcaGGAAGATAACTAAGATAACTTAGTGAAAGCTGTAAATAATACATAAACTTTGATTTGCAAAAAAGTTCAATGACATTCCAAGCATTTAAATGTGTTTTAAAACTCGAACTGATACAAATGAGTCAcaagcaacaaaaatattaatggaACGCTTAGTTCAAGTTCTTGACCAAATACGATAACAAGTTTTGAGATTATGTCGATTCTTTCAGGTTTATTACTCTTAAAACCTTTTATCTGTTTACGGTAAGCTGCTGTAAGATTCTTTATTCCATAATCCCCATATCAGCGACATAAAACGGGAAGGGTTAACGAACAGAGAGcaaccaaattcttttatttatttttgttcatCTCCAAGTTAGATACTTTTGACCTTCTCGATTCAGTAGAGACCGTTACCGAAACCTATAAATAAGCATTTGGAACGGGAAAAACGGCAATAGGAGTCCAACGAAAACATCATTCATCACGCTGACAGCGAATTAGAATCGGTATTCGGCATTCTGTTTGGTTAGATATACATTTTCAGCCGATCGAAAATGCTCGTGTTGCGGGTCAATGCCAATAAGAAAGTCGCGTGCAAAACGGTTTACGAGATCGTATTCTCGGGTTTCATATCTGGTTTGCACGATACAGAATGTGCTCCATGGTATGGTGTATTCATGAGCATGAGGCCTCTGCCTCTGCCTCTGACaattttgtttacatttttggtgagccttttgttgttgctgcctcTGCCAGAGATTTTCTAATAAACCATTTCAGAACCGGTTTTCGGGTTTGATTTCGTGAAcggttttcagttttcagttttggTGGCTGCCACAAAGAGGAAGAGGGCATCAAATTTCAGGCCCcgcatacacacacacaccgagTAAACGCTGAAAATTGGGCAGAAAAGCTTGTTTTAAACAAAAAGCGAAGCTCTTTCTTTCGAGGAACAGAACAACAACGGCCCGAGCGACAACACTTTCAATGGCCCCGGTCCGCTTGAATGGGCATTTTGGCAACAATAATCCTCGCACGGGGGTTGATGAGGAGGTTGCCTCATAGATTTTCGGCCAGAGATTAGCATAAAGCACTCCAAACAAAGGCAACCACAAGTCCAGACGCTGCCGATAAGGAACAACAATGAAGGTGTGGATACAATTGCAGCGATAAACATGTTTAATCAAAGGATTGCCATCCGTTCTTCCCGACATGACATTCAATGAGTTCAGTCGGTCCTCCCAAAGTCATGGTTTCGTACCATTTCCTGACTTCGAAACCTATATCTCTCTTTGTATGCATTATTTATAACAGATTTGTACACTAATGTTTTCAGAGACACGCCTCTGAAACTCCCATAAAAACCATCTACACTTAAACTAAATTCAAAAGTAAAGAGTTTACAAGACAAGGATTTTTAATGGTCAATAAACTtgcaaaatataataataatatgttaATATTTGAATTGATTGCAACTTAAAGTAGTCATAACATGAGTGTGCTATGAGTCGCTTTATAAAAGTCCAATGATAAAAACcttaagaaaaaaatacaattctattaattgtttattttcaGTGCCTTCAAAACTATACCTTACTACTACTATATAGTCCATTTGCTTTAAAGTTTAAGAAGCTTACGATTTATTAACACTTAATGTTACATTTGAGAGCAAaaagataataaaaatgttatggCGAAACTTATTATTAACAGGAGGAAAAGCacgaattttaattaaacaacAACTGCTTAAGTGTTGTATATAAATCTTCGTAATTTAAAATGGTATAATTAAACTGTTAATTGCCATTAAATAGAAAATATAACTGCCCATAGTATATGCAAAAACGAAGTATAAACAGGTGTTCAAGCAAAACACTTTGATTGGTGAGAAATGTGTTTCAATACAAGTCAATCATAATCATATAGGCGAAATTCTATACCTAAAACCGCTAAAAAACGGTAGTACTACAGAGAACTTCAGAGTTATAGGATTCTATCCCTCCTCTTGATAAACACTAAAAGTAGTTCGACTTATAGAGGCACTCACCTTCAATGCAGACCACATGATCCCGGATGGACTGGGCTATCCGGGCATCGGCTAACGGCAGCAGATCGATCATATCGTATATGGCATAGATCGATGGGTGGACGCTCTCGAATCGCTGGATCTCCTGGCGGATGGCCAGCGAGTTGCTGATGAGCGGCTGTGGAGGATGGGCCATCAGGATGGATGATGATGAGGATGATGCTCCAGAGGCGGAGGCTGCCCCaggggtgggcgtggcatggtTGTGACGCTGCGTGGGCGGCAACTGGTTCTGGAGAGGATTGAGCAGCTGATTCTGGACCTgctgcggatgcggatgcgatAGCGCGTGCGGATGCGAATGCGGATGGTAGTTACTCATGGCGGGGGCGGCAAAATCGAGAGTTAgctaaatttttaattaacttaATTTACTGGCACACACACTcgacacgcacacacacacacacacacgccgCACACACTACGAAAAAACGATGGCACAATTTTCCCAAACGAACAACATTTTCCAATAACAACAATCGGGGCAATAATGCGCTAACTCGGCCGATTTTGGGGGCAGTTTTCAGTTCACTAGATCGATTTTGCACCTGCACAAACAATCAAAACACTTTTGTTTACGATATTAGAGTGCACTTTATAATGGCATTTCAACTTTATTCAATTTGTTATCCAATTAGGTGttttttctcgtttttttCGATTGTTTTGCTTTGATTTAACAGCGAAATGCGAACATTTACTACGAAACCAACAGAAAAGTGCGAGAATTTAAGTCTAGCGCAGCCGAGTATGTAGAAGTATGTAGCTACAAGGCACAACAAACCGAGCGAGAGAGCACGTACAGTGGTCTCCCGAAATAGCAAACATTGCGTTACTTCAAATACTTGATCAGTTTTCAAATAAAATGATTGCTTGTTGTCAAGGTACCGCCTGTTTTGTAATAgtatattttgtt from Drosophila subpulchrella strain 33 F10 #4 breed RU33 chromosome 2L, RU_Dsub_v1.1 Primary Assembly, whole genome shotgun sequence includes:
- the LOC119548697 gene encoding uncharacterized protein LOC119548697, which codes for MLLKYIPLILLVQLLVATAKPTNPHLFNSDDPLQRDLERQAKEETVHLLDSLFRSQIAYFTEVKTALNPQTKRFQDISLYITRLNQAIAEKDLDKKDQIWRDVFEEFKESPLLLNRESETGLTDSQYKTLLTGQKLQDISTKFVTDVADYFWEMAKLSGKVVGNGISNGNQS